From a region of the Chlorocebus sabaeus isolate Y175 chromosome 23, mChlSab1.0.hap1, whole genome shotgun sequence genome:
- the SCGB3A1 gene encoding secretoglobin family 3A member 1 produces the protein MGEAGPGGARTGYMKPRGQARASAGPQRAPSPCAMKLAAALLGLCVALSCGSAAAFFVGSAKHVAQPVNELESGAEAAAGTLANPLGTAADTLGALNPLGTLNLLKLLLASLGIPVNHLVEGSQKCVAELGPEAMGALKTLLGVLTMFG, from the exons ATGGGCGAGGCCGGCCCTGGAGGGGCGAGGACCGGGTATATGAAGCCTCGTGGCCAGGCCCGGGCATCCGCAGGTCCCCAGCGCGCCCCGAGCCCCTGCGCCATGAAGCTCGCCGCCGCCCTCCTGGGGCTCTGCGTGGCCCTGTCCTGCGGCTCCG CTGCTGCTTTCTTTGTGGGTTCGGCCAAGCATGTGGCCCAGCCTGTCAATGAGCTGGAGTCGGGAGCAGAGGCCGCGGCCGGGACCCTGGCCAACCCCCTGGGCACCGCGGCCGACACCCTCGGCGCCCTCAACCCCCTCGGCACCCTCAACCTGCTGAAACTCCTGCTGGCAAGCCTGGGCATCCCCGTGAACCACCTCGTAGAGGGCTCCCAGAAGTGTGTGGCTGAGCTGGGCCCCGAGGCCATGGGGGCACTGAAGACGCTGCTG ggggTCCTGACGATGTTTGGCTGA